In Gasterosteus aculeatus chromosome 15, fGasAcu3.hap1.1, whole genome shotgun sequence, a single genomic region encodes these proteins:
- the unc79 gene encoding protein unc-79 homolog isoform X5 translates to MSTKAEQFASKIRYLQEYHNRVQHNIYPVPSGTDIANTLKYFSQTLLSVLRDAPSDRGGQGQQSRDAQLSEYPSLDYQGLYVTLVTLLDLVPLLQHGQHDLGQSIFYTTTCLLPFLSDDILSTLPYTMISTLATFPPFLHKDIIEYLSTSFLPMAILGSTRREGGVPAYVNLSASSMLMIAMQYTTNPVYHCQLLECLMKHKQEVWKDLLYVISYGPSQVKPPAVQMLFHYWPNLKPPGAISEYSGLQYTAWNPIHCQHIECHNAINKPAVKMCIDPTLSVGLGDKPPPLYICEECSQRIAGDHAEWLVDVLLPQAEISAICQKKNCSSHVRRAVVTCFSAGCCGRHGNRPVRYCKRCHVNHHSSEVGAASETHLYQTSPPPINTRECGAEELVCTVEAVISLLKEAEIHAEQREFEMNRRRQMGLSASHHSLDNIEFDNKEDDQHDQRLLSQFGIWFLVSLCTPNENTPTESLARLVSMVFQWFHSTAYMMDDEVGSLVEKLKPQFVTKWLKTVCEVRFDVMVMCLLPKPVEFARVGGYWDKSCNTVTQLKEGLNRILCLIPYNVISQPLWECFMPEWLEAIRTEVPDHQLKEFREVLSKMFDIELCPLPFSMEEMFGFISCRFSGYPASVQEQALLWLHVLSELDIVVPLQLLIGMFSDGVNSLKELANQRKARASDLTGNTGARRVSVVSDPGRRGQHNTLSPFPSPFRSPFRSPLRCSPFKNLGHATGHCALDLDCDDDDMNLGCFILMFDLILKQMELQDDGVMLGLDSSLGKDIVGIINNVFQAPWGGSHTCQKDEKALECSLCQSSILCYQLGCELLERLTPREEIRLVEPTDTLEETLLLGQTDFSLGAEMGNVEGDNPSGAHTDNPSNHSPDDQSFKNNSDKKFSYQQLPVSLKLIYTIMQEMSKFEEPDILFNMLNCLKILCLHGECLYLARKDHPLFLAYIQEKMLIPSLWSMLKSEFCQLASLAVPQLLHALSLSHGADIFWNLINTNFNSKEWKIRFEAVEKVAVLCRFLDIGAVTKNHLLKYSLAHAFCCFLASVEDVNPAVATRARLLLDTIKGPALQGLCQCLDFQFDTVVRDRPIILSKLLLLHFLKKDIPALSWEFFVNRFETLSLEAQLHLDCNKEFPFPTTITAVRTNVANLSDAAMWKIRRARFARNRQKSVRSLRDSVKGGPAESKRAFSLPESLSNRIPLRLTRQEHSAPTLGDMIEKVLPAPLVGQTPSPEDDTVIRDLLPEDAGIDHQTVHQLIMVLMKFMAKDQSSAESDISSAKAFNAVKRHLYVLLGYDQQEGCFMIAPQKMRTSTCFNAFIAGIAQVMDYNIGLGKQLLPLVVQVLKYCTCPQLRHYFQQPPRCSLWALKPNIRQMWLKALLVILYKYPYRDMDGSKVVVHLIHITINTLNAQYHSCRPHATAGPLYSDNSNMSRYSEKEKEEDSVFDESDVHDTPTGAANKESQTFFARLKRIGGGKSVKYQPVELNAKKSEIELSEYREASALQDSILHCVREESTRKKRLQAMHKQKSLDISNTDSILFNLDEHRRKSCIDRCDMQAPPVVLPPPSSTHGKHRGKGSSDGSSVRVECSDAVDRRGSKPVIPEVRLSCMETFEDKLDLSSLGGSAQGKEDQDLIDLSSDCTSIPEKHSLLSMSDSDSLVFEPLPPLRIVESDEEFDLGTIVASKFNGSPKFSSSPASSKTLRLSPVVQVSVEDCSSDIKTSDMLLGAGGSGKPFEERKSNRVTPSASLDRPDHPENVCHESPMTLKQKRDLLRKTPHVPDNSLDDICDEVKTAFGLGTSPSGRTIFLDIPEDKAEPLSSPEKSKSVSNDEEEDGDDEEDDDMGDEVDSDQKPDADNNNEAEFKIQIVPRQRKQRKIAVSAIQREYLDITFNMFDKLGGEQTTETDHKGLSTLEKPRESASAPTLEAAMPETSHPSSVSTQYRQVKRGSLGALTMSQLMKRQLEHQSSAPHNISTWYTGPTKTSLLSAPSTVSMFVPAPEEFIDEQPTTMSDRCRDCAAVLEEYDEETLGLAVVVLSMFIHLSPDLAAPMLLDIMQSVGRLASSANFSGQAESMLIPGNVAGVAKQFLRCVFHQLAPNGILPQLFQSNIKDGSFLRTLASSLIDFNELSSVAALNMLLEGLNNKKSLPAGGTMLHCLDNIATFMEALPMDSPSNLWTTICNQFQTFLAKLPSVLPLKCPMDSSLRIIICLLKIPTTNATRSLLEPISKLLSFVIQYGMFSLSYLVELCGLCYKSFNKERDKFYMSRIVVLELLQALKFKSPLPDTNLLLLVQFVCADIGTRLAESTIIQKHMILTLPGCTTAAMECMRQYISELLDFIADMHTLTKLKSHMKACCQPLHEDTFGGNLKVGLAQVAAMEISKGNHRDNKAVVRYLPWLYHPPSTMQQGPKEFIECVSHIRQLSWLLLGSLTHCALHQGSPSCMPIPLDAGSHIADHLIVILIGFPEQSKTSVLHMCSLFHAFMFAQLWTIYCEQAAAAPSLQNQNQTEFSSNAILTGLEFWSRVTPSILQLMAHNKVMVEMVCLHVISLMEALQECNSTIFVKLIPMWLPMIQSNLKHLSAGLQLRLQAIQNRVNHQCLQSQASGPPPFALRKWLQCTQFKMAQVEIQSSEAASQFYPM, encoded by the exons ATGTCTACGAAGGCAGAGCAGT TTGCCTCTAAGATACGATACTTGCAAGAGTATCACAACCGCGTGCAGCACAATATTTACCCTGTGCCCTCCGGAACAGACATTGCAAACACACTGAAATACTTTTCCCAAACTCTGCTCAG CGTTCTGCGCGATGCCCCGTCAGACCGCGGGGGGCAGGGGCAGCAGAGTCGGGACGCTCAGCTCTCAGAGTACCCCTCTCTGGACTATCAGGGCCTGTATGTGACCCTCGTGACCCTGCTTGACCTGGTGCCCCTGCTGCAGCACGGTCAGCATG ATCTGGGACAGTCCATATTTTACACAACAACATGCCTCCTGCCCTTTCTCAGTGACGATATTCTCAGCACTTTGCCCTATACTATGATCTCCACTTTAGCCACatttccccccttcctccacaAAGACATCATTGAGTACCTGAGCACCTCTTTCCTCCCCATGGCTATAT TGGGCTCCacccggagggaggggggagtccCAGCCTATGTCAATCTGTCCGCCTCGTCTATGCTAATGATTGCAATGCAGTACACGACAAATCCAG tGTATCACTGTCAATTGTTGGAGTGTCTAATGaagcacaaacaggaagtgtggaAG GACCTTCTGTATGTCATATCCTATGGCCCGTCCCAAGTAAAGCCTCCAGCTGTGCAGATGCTGTTTCATTACTGGCCCAACCTGAAGCCACCAGGAGCCATTAGTGAATACAGTGGGCTTCAATACACAG CCTGGAACCCCATTCACTGTCAACATATTGAATGCCACAATGCTATCAATAAACCCGCTGTCAAG ATGTGTATAGATCCTACTCTTTCTGTTGGCCTGGGAGACAAGCCCCCTCCTCTATATATATGCGAGGAGTGCAGCCAGAGGATAGCAGG AGACCATGCCGAATGGCTTGTTGACGTTCTCCTGCCTCAAG CAGAGATATCTGCTATTTGTCAAAAGAAG AACTGTAGCTCTCACGTTAGGAGGGCTGTGGTCACCTGTTTCTCGGCTGGCTGCTGCGGGCGCCATGGCAACCGGCCTGTCCGCTACTGCAAGCGTTGCCATGTCAACCACCACAGCAGCGAGGTGGGGGCTGCGTCGGAGACCCATCTGTACCAGACCTCACCGCCTCCCATCAACACTCGGGAGTGCGGAGCGGAGGAGCTGGTGTGCACCGTAGAGGCCGTTATAAG CCTTCTGAAGGAGGCAGAAATTCACGCGGAACAGCGCGAGTTTGAGATGAACAGACGTCGCCAGATGGGCCTCTCCGCCTCCCACCACTCTCTGGACAACATCGAGTTCGACAACAAGGAGGACGACCAGCacgaccagcggctcctcagccaGTTCGGCATCTGGTTCCTG GTGAGCCTGTGTACGCCCAATGAAAACACACCCACAGAGAGTCTGGCTCGGCTGGTCAGCATGGTCTTCCAGTGGTTTCACTCCACCGCCTACATGATGGACGACGAGGTCGGAAGCCTGGTGGAGAAGCTGAAGCCTCAGTTTGTCACCAAGTGGCTGAAGACAGTGTGTGAAGTGCGATTTGACGTCATGGTCATGTGTCTGCTGCCCAAGCCCGTTGAGTTTGCCAGG GTGGGAGGTTACTGGGACAAGTCATGCAACACTGTGACCCAGCTGAAGGAGGGTCTGAACCGCATCCTGTGTCTGATACCTTACAATGTCATCAGTCAGCCACTGTGGGAGTGCTTTATGCCTGAGTGGCTGGAGGCCATCCGCACTGAGGTGCCCGACCACCAGCTCAAAGAGTTCCGGGAAGTGCTCAG TAAGATGTTCGACATTGAGCTGTGCCCCCTGCCCTTCTCCATGGAAGAAATGTTTGGCTTCATCAGCTGCAGATTTTCCGGCTATCCAGCGTCTGTGCAAGAGCAGGCGCTGCTGTGGCTGCAC GTGCTGTCAGAGCTGGACATTGTGGTGCCCCTTCAGCTTCTCATCGGGATGTTTTCTGATGGCGTGAACTCTTTGAAAGAGCTCGCCAATCAGAGGAAGGCACGCGCCTCAGATCTGACCGGCAACACTGGGGCTCGCAGG GTGAGCGTGGTGTCAGATCCGGGACGCCGTGGGCAACACAACACCCTCAGTCCGTTCCCCAGTCCATTCCGGAGCCCGTTCCGCAGCCCCCTGCGCTGCAGCCCCTTCAAAAACCTCGGCCACGCCACCGGCCACTGCGCTCTGGATCTGGACTGTGACGATGATGACATGAACCTCGGCTGCTTCATCCTCATGTTTGACCTAATCCTAAAGCAG ATGGAGCTCCAGGATGACGGTGTAATGCTGGGCCTAGACAGCAGCCTGGGGAAGGACATCGTGGGCATCATCAACAACGTCTTTCAGGCCCCATGGGGGGGCTCACACACCTGCCAGAAAGATGAGAAGGCCCTGGAGTGCAGCCTGTGCCAATCCAGTATCCTGTGCTACCAGCTGGGCTGTGAGCTTCTGGAGAGGCTGACCCCCCGGGAGGAGATCCGTCTCGTG GAACCGACAGATACTTTGGAGGAGACCTTGCTCTTGGGTCAGACAGATTTCTCCCTCGGTGCGGAGATGGGAAATGTGGAAGGAGACAACCCAAGCGGCGCACACACCGACAACCCTAGTAACCATTCCCCTGATGACCAAT CATTTAAGAATAACTCCGATAAGAAGTTCTCCTACCAGCAGCTCCCTGTGTCTTTGAAGCTCATATACACCATCATGCAG GAAATGTCCAAGTTTGAGGAGCCCGACATCTTGTTCAACATGCTGAACTGTCTGAAGATCCTGTGTCTCCATGGAGAGTGTTTGTATCTCGCCCGCAAGGATCACCCTCTGTTTCTGGCCTACATCCAGGAAAAGATGCTCATACCGAG TCTTTGGTCCATGTTAAAGTCAGAGTTTTGCCAGCTGGCCTCGCTGGCTGTGCCTCAGCTTCTCCACGCCCTGTCCCTGTCCCATGGGGCGGACATCTTTTGGAACCTCATCAACACAAACTTTAACAGTAAAGAATGGAAAATACGATTTGAAGCAG TGGAGAAAGTAGCGGTATTGTGTCGGTTCCTGGACATTGGTGCGGTGACGAAAAACCACCTGCTGAAATATTCCCTGGCCCACGCTTTCTGCTGCTTCCTGGCGTCCGTGGAGGACGTCAACCCTGCTGTGGCCACGCGGGCCAGACTGCTGCTGGACACCATCAAGGGGCCGGCTCTGCAG GGGTTATGTCAGTGCCTGGATTTCCAGTTTGACACCGTTGTGAGGGATCGGCCTATTATCCTCAGcaagctcctgctgctgcacttTCTGAAGAAAGACATTCCAGCTCTGAGCTGGGAGTTCTTTGTCAACCGTTTTGAAACATTATCTCTGGAGGCTCAATTACACCTGGACTGCAACAAGGAGTTCCCCTTCCCTACTA CCATCACAGCCGTGCGAACCAACGTGGCCAACCTCAGCGACGCAGCAATGTGGAAAATAAGACGCGCCCGCTTCGCCAGGAATCGGCAGAAGAGCGTGCGTTCCCTCCGCGACAGTGTGAAGGGAGGCCCAGCAGAGTCAAAACGGGCATTTTCACTCCCGGAGTCACTGAGCAACCGAATTC CTCTAAGGCTTACGAGGCAAGAGCACTCTGCCCCGACACTGGGAGATATGATAGAGAAAGTCCTGCCAG CTCCTCTCGTAGGCCAGACCCCGTCTCCCGAGGACGACACCGTCATCAGGGACCTGCTCCCCGAGGACGCAGGCATCGACCACCAGACGGTTCACCAGCTCATCATGGTGCTCATGAAATTCATGGCGAAAGACCAGAGCAGCGCCGAGAGTGACATCAGCAGTGCCAAGGCCTTCAACGCAGTGAAGCGTCACCTCTACGTGCTGCTGGGCTACGACCAACAGGAGGGCTGCTTCATGATTGCGCCTCAGAAGATGCGCACCTCTACCTGCTTCAATGCCTTCATTGCTGGCATTGCACAA GTGATGGACTACAATATCGGTTTGGGGAAGCAGCTGCTCCCCCTGGTGGTCCAGGTGTTGAAGTACTGCACGTGTCCCCAGCTGAGACACTATTTTCAGCAGCCGCCTCGATGCTCTCTCTGGGCCTTGAAGCCAAACATTAGACAGATGTGGCTGAAAGCACTGCTGGTGATCCTCTACAAG TACCCTTACAGAGACATGGACGGGAGTAAAGTGGTCGTTCATCTGATCCACATCACCATCAACACACTGAATGCCCAGTATCACAGCTGTCGTCCCCACGCGACAGCAGGGCCGCTCTACAGTGACAACTCTAACATGAGCCGCTACagcgagaaagaaaaag AAGAGGACAGCGTATTCGATGAGTCAGACGTTCACGACACGCCGACTGGTGCCGCTAACAAGGAGTCACAGACCTTCTTCGCCCGCCTGAAGAGGATCGGCGGTGGCAAGTCTGTGAAGTACCAGCCGGTAGAGCTCAATGCCAAGAAAA GTGAAATTGAGCTGTCAGAGTATCGTGAAGCCAGCGCCCTCCAGGACAGCATCCTGCACTGTGTGAGGGAGGAAAGCACCAGGAAGAAGCGGCTGCAGGCCATGCACAAGCAGAAGTCTCTGGACATCTCCAACACTGACTCAATCCTCTTCAATCTCGATGAACACAGGCGTAAATCCTGCATCGATCGCTGTGACATGCAGGCGCCCCCCGTGGTCCTGCCTCCGCCGTCGTCCACGCACGGCAAGCATCGTGGCAAAGGATCGTCCGATGGCTCTTCGGTTCGGGTGGAGTGCAGCGACGCCGTGGACCGCCGCGGTTCCAAGCCTGTCATCCCAGAGGTCCGCCTCAGCTGCATGGAAACCTTTGAGGACAAGTTGGACTTGAGCTCACTTGGGGGATCAGCCCAGGGGAAGGAGGACCAGGACCTCATTGACCTTTCCTCCGACTGCACCTCGATCCCCGAAAAACACTCTCTGCTCTCCATGTCCGACAGCGACTCCTTGGTGTTTGAACCGTTGCCTCCTCTGAGGATTGTAGAAAGCGATGAGGAGTTTGACCTTGGCACCATCGTAGCCTCCAAATTCAACGGAAGTCCCAAGTTCTCTTCTTCCCCGGCTAGCAGCAAGACTTTGCGACTGTCTCCTGTGGTGCAGGTGAGTGTAGAGGACTGTTCCAGCGACATTAAGACCTCAGACATGCTGTTGGGTGCGGGAGGCTCAGGGAAACCATTTGAAGAAAGGAAGTCAAACCGCGTGACTCCCAGCGCCTCTCTGGATCGTCCTGACCACCCGGAAAACGTGTGCCATGAAAGCCCAATGACCCTGAAGCAGAAGAGAGACCTGCTGAGGAAGACACCACATGTCCCTGACAACTCCCTGGACGACATTTGTGACGAGGTGAAGACCGCGTTTGGACTAGGGACCAGCCCCTCCGGTAGGACGATCTTCTTGGACATCCCGGAGGACAAAGCAGAGCCTCTTTCCTCCCcagaaaaaagcaaaagcgTTAGCAacgatgaagaagaggacggggatgatgaagaggatgacGACATGGGCGACGAAGTGGACAGCGACCAAAAACCTGACGCGGACAACAACAATGAGGCCGAGTTCAAAATCCAGATTGTTCCTCGGCAACGGAAGCAGAGAAAGATAGCGGTTAGTGCCATCCAGAGGGAATACCTGGACATCACATTCAACATGTTCGACAAGCTGGGTGGTGAGCAGACCACAGAAACCG ATCACAAAGGTCTATCTACATTGGAAAAGCCACGAGAATCTGCCTCAGCCCCAACGCTCGAAGCTGCTATGCCTGAAACAAGTCACCCCTCTTCAGTATCAA CTCAGTACCGTCAGGTGAAGCGAGGCTCTCTGGGGGCTCTGACCATGAGCCAGCTAATGAAGAGACAGCTGGAACACCAATCCAGTGCACCACACAACATCAGCACCTGGTACACGG GGCCCACAAAGACCAGCCTGCTCTCGGCCCCAAGCACAGTCAGCATGTTTGTCCCGGCGCCCGAAGAGTTCATTGATGAGCAGCCCACCACCATGTCCGACAG GTGTCGGGACTGTGCGGCCGTGCTGGAGGAGTACGACGAGGAGACTCTCGGCCTGGCTGTTGTGGTTCTCTCCATGTTCATCCATCTCAGCCCTGATTTGGCAGCGCCGATGCTCCTCGACATCATGCAGTCTGTGGGCAG GTTGGCATCTAGTGCCAATTTTTCGGGACAAGCTGAGAG tatgttgatccCGGGGAACGTAGCGGGTGTAGCAAAGCAGTTCCTccgctgtgtgtttcaccagctGGCGCCTAATGGAATCTTGCCCCAACTCTTCCAGAGTAACATCAAAG ATGGGAGCTTTTTGCGAACACTTGCATCTTCCCTGATAGATTTCAATGAACTGAGTTCTGTTGCTGCTCTCAACATGCTCCTCGAG GGTTTGAACAACAAGAAGAGTCTGCCAGCAGGGGGCACAATGCTGCACTGCCTGGACAACATTGCCACCTTCATGGAGGCTCTTCCCATGGACTCTCCTAGCAACCTGTGGACCACCATCTGCAACCAGTTCCAGACCTTCCTCGCCAAGCTACCCTCCGTGCTTCCTCTGAAA TGCCCCATGGAttctagtttgaggataatcaTTTGTCTACTGAAAATCCCAACTACAAATGCAACCCGG AGCCTCCTGGAGCCGATCTCCAAGCTGCTGAGTTTCGTCATCCAGTACGGCATGTTCAGCCTCTCCTACCTCGTAGAGCTGTGTGGACTTTGTTACAAATCCTTCAACAAG GAGAGAGATAAGTTCTACATGTCCCGCATTGTGGTGTTAGAGCTTCTGCAGGCTCTCAAGTTCAAGTCTCCTCTGCCCGACACAAACTTGCTACTGCTGGTCCAG tttgtttgtgcAGATATTGGTACACGTCTAGCAGAATCCACCATCATCCAAAAGCACATGATCTTAACACTGCCGGGG TGCACAACAGCAGCGATGGAATGCATGAGACAATACATCAGTGAACTCCTGGACTTTATCGCAGATATGCACACACTAACCAAACTAAAA AGCCATATGAAGGCTTGCTGTCAGCCGCTGCATGAGGACACTTTTGGAGGGAACCTAAAAGTGGGCTTGGCCCAAGTCGCCGCTATGGAGATCAGCAAAGGAAATCACCGTGACAACAAGGCGGTGGTCCGTTATCTTCCTTGGCTTTATCATCCGCCATCCACCATGCAACAAGG GCCAAAAGAATTCATCGAGTGCGTGTCCCACATCCGTCAGCTGTCCTGGCTACTTTTGGGCTCCCTGACACACTGTGCCCTGCACCAAGGCTCCCCCTCATGCATGCCCATCCCTCTAGATGCAGGCTCCCACATCGCTGATCATCTAATAGTCATCCTCATCGGTTTCCCGGAGCAGTCAAAG ACGTCGGTGCTGCACATGTGCTCTCTTTTCCACGCCTTCATGTTTGCCCAGCTGTGGACCATCTACTGCGAGCAGGCGGCCGCTGCTCCGTCCctgcagaaccagaaccagacagAATTTTCCTCCAACGCCATCCTCACTGGCCTGGAGTTCTGGAGTCGGGTTACACCCAGCATCCTGCAGCTCATGGCCCACAATAAAGTG ATGGTAGAGATGGTCTGTCTTCATGTCATTAGTCTGATGGAAGCCCTGCAGGAGTGCAACTCAACCATCTTTGTCAAG TTAATCCCCATGTGGCTACCCATGATTCAGTCCAACCTCAAG CATCTGTCCGCGGGGCTGCAGTTGCGTCTCCAGGCCATCCAGAACCGTGTGAACCACCAGTGTCTGCAGAGCCAGGCATCCGGGCCCCCTCCGTTCGCGCTGCGTAAATGGCTGCAGTGCACCCAGTTCAAGATGGCTCAGGTGGAAATCCAGTCATCTGAGGCCGCCTCGCAGTTCTACCCCATGTGA